CCCGGCACATGGCACGCCTCATTGCGGTGGATCGCCCGGGGTACGGTCTTTCGGATTTCAAGCCCGATCGCTTGATCGGGGAGTGGCCGGCGGACGTCCTTGAATTCGCAGACTCGCTCCGGCTGGGCCGGTTTATCGTCCTCGGACTCTCGGGGGGAGGCCCTTACGCCGCGGCCTGTGCCTTGAAGATCCCCGACCGCCTGATTTCTGTCGGCATCGTCAGCGGCATGGGGCCGCCCGAAGCCCTGGCGCAATCAGGCTCGATGACGTGGATGAATCGCGCCGCCCTCTTCCTCGCGCGGCGCATACCGGTTCTCGTGGATTGGGCTTGTGCAGGATTTGCAAGGTCCATCCGCCGCCGGCCCGACCGCGTGATCTCCCGTCTGAGGCGCCTGGTATCCCCGGTCGACAGGGAAGTCCTCAACCGAAAGGAATTTCAGGAGACCCTCTGCCGTTCATTTCGGGAGGCCGTGCGCCTTGACTCTCGAGGACCCGCGAGGGATTTGTTTCTTTATGCGCGACCGTGGGATTTTCGACTTCAGGATATTAAGATGCCGGTGCATCTATGGCACGGTGAACTTGACAGGATCGTTCCGCCCTCCCTGGGCCGGTTCCAGCAGGGCGCAATCCCCAATTGCCGGGCAACCTATTACGGGCAGGAGGGACACTTTTCCCTGATTATGAATCACATGAAAGATATTTTCGACACCCTGACCGCCTAATTGGACTCTGGGCGCGTTCGTGCTAAATAAGGTCGGCACGGGCGGAGGCACCCCAAAGCGGGGATCATCCGTTTTCCAGTCTGCTTCCTGAATTCCACTCATACCGATACCGAGGAGAGGTCCGATGGGTCTCACAAGTGAGTTTGTCGATTCGTTGAACAAAGCAAGCGGGGCAATCATCGCCATGGCCACGGCCACTTCAGCGGCGGCGACGGTCGCTCTGATCTACTGGACCATCAAATACGTTCGTTTGACTCGCCATCTGGTCGCCTCAACGGCCGAGCATGTGCAACACACGATTCGGGAGCAAAAGGAGAAGCTCGATGCCAACCGGCAGGGCCTGCATGAACTGACAAAGATCATTCTGATTACGCTGAACAAATTGCCCACTTCCAGCGAGAGGGTGGTCGACATGATGGGGGTGACCCTGTGGACCGAAGGGGATCTGCTGGATATGAGGCATTTGGCCCGCGGTCTGAGTGGCAAGGTGATTGGAAATGTTTTCTGGGCGATCTACCAC
This genomic stretch from Terriglobia bacterium harbors:
- a CDS encoding alpha/beta hydrolase, which translates into the protein MKKEASSHPRPIADGVPSSNQQFRLRDGRVLGFAEFGDPRGKPVFYFHGFPGSRLEAQVAADLASRHMARLIAVDRPGYGLSDFKPDRLIGEWPADVLEFADSLRLGRFIVLGLSGGGPYAAACALKIPDRLISVGIVSGMGPPEALAQSGSMTWMNRAALFLARRIPVLVDWACAGFARSIRRRPDRVISRLRRLVSPVDREVLNRKEFQETLCRSFREAVRLDSRGPARDLFLYARPWDFRLQDIKMPVHLWHGELDRIVPPSLGRFQQGAIPNCRATYYGQEGHFSLIMNHMKDIFDTLTA